The Fibrobacter sp. UWP2 genome has a window encoding:
- a CDS encoding amino acid ABC transporter permease — MSDLSNLLPILWGGFCTTLSIFGLTLLFSIPLGLLIAVLKMSKWRVVRYPVSFYISVMRGTPLLLQIVAIYFGSYYLSEYAGVDFSFDRFPAVIVAFSINYAAYFAEIFRGGIQSIPKGQYEAAYMLGMTRTQTFFRIILPQVVKRVVPASANEVITLVKDTSLAQVIAVTELFALAKKQQAAYASIYPLFVAGVFYYVANLLLSVLFAYVERKLNYYK; from the coding sequence ACGACGCTCTCCATATTCGGCCTGACGCTTTTGTTCTCGATTCCGCTGGGTCTGCTCATTGCGGTCCTCAAGATGAGCAAGTGGCGCGTGGTGCGTTACCCGGTGTCGTTTTACATCTCGGTAATGCGCGGCACCCCTTTGCTGCTCCAGATTGTGGCGATTTATTTCGGCTCCTACTACCTGAGCGAATATGCGGGCGTGGATTTTTCGTTTGACCGCTTCCCGGCGGTAATTGTGGCGTTCTCGATAAACTATGCGGCGTACTTTGCCGAGATTTTCCGCGGCGGTATCCAGTCGATACCCAAGGGGCAGTACGAGGCGGCTTACATGCTGGGCATGACCCGCACGCAGACGTTTTTCCGCATCATTCTCCCGCAGGTGGTAAAGCGCGTGGTACCCGCGAGCGCGAACGAAGTGATTACCCTAGTGAAGGATACTTCCCTTGCGCAGGTGATTGCGGTGACGGAACTTTTTGCGCTGGCCAAGAAACAGCAGGCCGCCTACGCGAGCATTTACCCGCTGTTCGTGGCGGGCGTATTCTACTATGTGGCGAACCTTTTGCTGAGCGTGCTTTTTGCCTACGTGGAACGCAAGCTCAATTACTATAAGTGA